In the genome of Lactuca sativa cultivar Salinas chromosome 3, Lsat_Salinas_v11, whole genome shotgun sequence, the window ggacgttacaagttggtatcagagccttggtttgagggattcggacatactctcgggtgtgcctgaactcaaactgaggggtcggataaacagttttcaaaaatgaaaagacagttttgtaaaaagagttttgagaacgaaaaacagttttagaaaagcaaaaagaattcagaaagaaaagaactttgaaaagagaaaaggggtgtggtgcatgcaatcagcccaactcaagtaagtaccccaaaatacccatacaagtttatgttatgattatcaattgatagaacagcatgctagaataggactaaggatctagggatgatgccttatgtgcctgttatttgtgcttttgagctgcatagtagtgcttattagacagtagtaggatagtctgtttaggttatgcctgagtttctGAGTTTGTGTGagtctatgagtttgtgttgcatgctagttcagtttctttttatgtggatatgattgcttaaGTATGTTATTgctagattttccccttgtctgaatgctgcttgctttgtgcattatgggaattctgagtgatgggagttagccattgggtggatacgacacgtcacatgtgatcagggttgaataatctcagagtgctggatttggtcctattgcgcagctcttgtttgagtccaaccgttgtagggacaagtcttttacttgaaggattatctgagcctcgtcacatgtgatggtatccaggtgatggctaattggcatcacaaggagaccttcagcagctgaggactggtttgagttgagtcagaggtttccctagggtaagcctaggatgagatagtgttgggagcagtattagtggataagggacctggtggagtcaaagcaattcctgaggaaagtacagatagatgtggaaggtagtatgggcccgtactactgaaagcagaggatccgtactcgattcgggaaaggccgagacaagactgggaacctggtagggtgtgtttggtctcgcatcagtgatgagtattctgatagtggttgtggtatattttcagcatggtgacgttgcgagagagaccaacGGACGGATTAggcaccggagagggatcagactcgggttcaggggccgagcagctctaggagcgaatgagggagttgatatccgccgaggttGCGCGCAGTATGCTAGATCAgaatcctgtgatctttggcacggtcaaggagggtatattggagattttggatgagaggctgggagccttccgtgctgagatgatggctttgatgggagcgcacACCTTAacatttcgggagttcagggcttgcggggcaccagattatcatgggactagggaccccatcgctagcagcagatggttggcttaTGTTGCCAACAcgttccgtacgagccggtgtcctgagggggacaaggtcagactcgcttcctgccttctgaaggacagagcgagggattggtgggaggagattggtcatgctttgggggatgatgtcgcgttggacacgatgacttggagcgatttctcggccaggttcagggcggagttttcgccgattattgaggtgcagcagttggcacgggagtttcaggatttgacgcagaccactgagactgtggcggagatcaccaccaagttcagggagagggctcttcttgtaccgcaataTGTCGCGGAtgaagagatgaagaaggcccgataccatgagatgttgagggatgacatcagggagttcgtgagcagatccagttgtaagactttggaagatatgatttctcgggctagagagagggaaattgatttggagcagatccggaagaggaagccggatgaggttcaggtagccgctagttcgggcaaaaggcccaagggatcggattcgagatcaagggattatcaggaccgcagccggtgcgggaagtgtggcaggatgCACGGAGgcacgtgcaggagtggtagcggtggtgagtctggctgcttcaagtgcggtcggactggtcattttagcagggattgtactgctaccacgacacagggatcagacttgatatgttttcactacaatcaacggggccacaagaaggcccagtgccccagtttgttttcagcaggacgggtgatggcacctgcccctgcaactttgaggatcacagacggccgtcagggccgtgcagaggcgcctgcaGTAGGAGGCAGgacttttcagatgactaccttggagacGTGAGCAACACCGGACGTTGTAGGTATGTGActtccgttttcagttcttttgtttgtgcatgattatattgttatggttctgcatcattatcggtatgagcaTTTTATTTTGtgcggttgattgtgatcgagttattttccatctgcataccttggatattggaTTAGTGGTTAAGGGATGGgttctattggagaaggttacttagggtgcagtaactgtagcatgcctaGGAGGGACTTGGTACGTCTCGCTAGTTTGGGGCCGTATAGTTGTAGAAATggactggttagatccctagatatggtaagcttggggttcctcagcaggttgattatggaatggtagcgaggattgggatttcttttcgagcattgagcagaaagggttaagcaggatcgaagtgggggagaatcctccgagcgtGCAAAGACAAGAGCACGTAGATCCAGGATGAGTGTGCGACCTCCGAGAAGAAAAAGAAGTGGTTCAGCGTTTGATGGGTTGAGGAGTTCAAGGttaggagtttgagaaactccctcTCAGGCAAGTGTGTGTATTGGTGATGGTTAgtatgtggttgggaattcaAGTAGGAGGATCTTGAGAACTGATAGCACGGGGTGctttcgtattagcagtcagtggtggaaggtgttgtaagactacagggcagccgtagcattcattagcagtcagtggtggaagtttTTATAAGACTATGGGGCAGCTGTAGCATTCGCTAGCAGTTGGTGATagaaggtgatgtaagactgcgggcaAGCTgtagcattccatagtagcttcgttggcggagttggggcgaggcccttatctcctagtgattagatagggatcaggaatgagtagtggatgagaatgatagggagtttgcctgtatagccctagagaggtgagaccttgggggaggccgctccaggatatagttgggtgagacccgtgggcgaggcccatatgagaatagcagtataggtgagacctgagagcagggttgctcggtagtatggttgggtgagacccgtgggcgaggcccgagcgagagtgattagactagtgggactagaaggataggggcgggtgggacccgtgggcgaggcctgtgAGTTTAGTAGCACAGGtgagacctggtagggaccttagtgtcaagttaggggatcggggatcccaggtttgtagtgcctgaatggcagattAGATTGAGCAGtcataggtggtcgaagtttcttcggaagtcgctgggagcgactagtggtggtgttgggactagctaccagtgggagccggtaatccagacattgataggttggtagggaccagggttgtctcagttcatccggaaggcagacaaggaatatcagaattttcagtcagtagtaGTACGGTtaagcagtgtatggtggaattcgGTTAGTGAGTCGAGGGGCGCTCGACACCAAGTTATGTCAgagagaggagtgtcagtggttactggcgGTAATGACCCGCACTGTATTTAGCGGGTATAAtggattggtgaagataggatcttcacgaTGGCAGGGGAGATAGTTGTTTTGGGGCATCgtcttgggaaggcaagggaatcgcgtgaggaaagaaggggtgaatccctatgggttcagttgcagtactcggagagtaccagaaggttgtcggttgagtaagttgtgtttccaaaaTGATCAGGGTCAGAGTTGACCCGATATGATTATCTGCAAGGAGTGATGCTAGTCAGAATGACCGGatggaagaccagcgaaggtaggcagctggtgttggaataattggtggggtattggaggcagatcccaggcggtgggccatagcaaactttgaggacgaagtttagtttaagtgggggagagttgtaacacccaaaatctggaaggccaagaaaggaaagaaaaccctaatttttaggggcaactcggcgagtccaaggagggactcggcgagtccgagcgggatccgggtcaaggagtaagtgaccaactcggcgagttggccaagtggactcggcgactcTGGTCTGTGCGacgaaaaccctaaattcaggacttggagcctatttaaacgtctcattctctcccctagggttcctttactgcctctctcacccagaatacgaaccctaagcctccattgttgtgcattcaagcttccaagccatttttgggtgatttgaaggaagaagaaagaggggaatcagtGAAGCGTCGAGGATTggcttcagatctggagtttgtggagcctttctgagttattgaaggtaataagtcgtttctttcctttagatcttctttggttgtgagatttggggctttttaagccatggatagatatccatttgagttagaagtcgaatctggagttgctacttcagatctaagtgtattttggtcttggaaagcataaagtttcagtccCTGAGTTGATTATAGAACCTCTTTgcattaaaccctagtttatggtgtattttgcctagatctctttctctacacgtaaagtttgcaactttacgtgaggaataggcttgggaagggtagatctacagtttggagtccatgcatgactcaaaaatcctctgcatgtatggagatatgaatggactcggcgagtccttttgagtggactcggcgagtagcatgaagatttggaggaactcgacgagttggatgaacagctcgtcgagtcagatgaagatgggcaggaactcggcgagttggaagaacaactcggcgagtctgttgaaggttttcttggactcggcgagtcaggtcgcaaaaccccaaacccttcgagtttagactcgaatcagtgagtcgactagagactcggtgagttggtcaggtcaggactcagaaatcggtagactcggcgagtcatggactgactcggcgagtaaagtcgtgagtggaaggactctgaacttatgaaatcggcgagtcagtagggtgactcgacaagtagggttgacctggaaggttgacttggaccaggactctgactttgaccagagttgacttggtagtctttcgggggtcagttagactcagtgttgcattgttgttggtagctcggggagcgggtggagtaggagttcagagagttgtcgggcagcggctagtgggatcatcagcaagttcagccaacgcaggtgagtttccctttgtatgaatgggtctacggccacaatgtcggcccatgtagttatgagtagaagacccgggggttagccctaggcacagtatgctagtatgatattcaggacgaggtccaatgacagtgggcgggtgcccaaggattggtttatatgatagtttatacttgttgtctgtgtgatacatgtatgtgcttggtagggaggtgagtgcgggcgaggtcccgtatctcaccaatggcagagtgtggatggtgttccatatcttattagcagcagagtaggggcgaggcctaagttagggaaggagtgagtatgggttgggcctgtatctcactatcagcaggagcatggacggggttccctgtctcatcagtagcaggactagGGCGAGGTCCAGGAtagcgaggccttaggacatgatccattgtatatgtttagcttatgtgttgcagtatgattatgtgttattatGTGTTAGCAGGCGATGCCCTatgtcaggcggggcctaagtgaaacagatctgtatccgagcggggctcgaagccaggcggggcctggagcggcggggccgttgtagcgggcgaggcccgaggtaggggtgaGGCCCAGAATAgcaggcgtggcccagtatgtgcagtatgtgcttatgcatggtatgtggtagggtggggaactcactaagctttgtgcttacgattttcagttttggtttcaggtacttccggtagcggagggaagagatcggggtgatcgcatggcacacaccatagattagacagcctgggaatgttttactctgataatgaacctgtgttttggaaattaatactctaatTATGTTTGGATTGATGGTTTTgcttaagtaatgttttattaaaagaaaatttttagtcttgaattttgggacgttacattccagttgacccgacttgccgagttggcttgccaactcatcgagtccatatcCAATCGATTGACCTTactccgtctctactcgtcgagttaggcattgactcgacgatttCTCTTCCTAACTGAAtactcaatggtccttcatccaactcaccgagttgtccgaacaactcgtcgagttaatcttcaTCTGATGACCACgttctgtccttgactcgccgagttgatgaacaacttgccgagttctatgaagattgccttggacccaccgagtcagggcattgactcgctgagtccctccattgatgagtctggcttccgactcactgagtccacctatggCTCACTGCTCTACTCGCCTACTCGAAAAGGGGAAAAaatcagggactcgcgactcgactcgccgagttcgaagaacaactcgccgagtcgcatatATGCAATccctctacactcgattctgcttgaatccagtgcattccattcatagatctgggttcctaagactcggttaacacgtaaagtttccaactttacgtgtatataatcatccatggggattctaaggctcaaaacacactaaaaggggtagatctagggctttcatgaaatatggccccataaaggtattagatctaggcttctggaactcaaacatAGCTAGATCTAGTAGCTATTCAGCCCATTATCATCCCTATACTActaacaagcttggaaatggatcCAAGATAGCTTAATGGTATTCTAATGGGGATTTGAGCATAAAAACAGAATAGATCCGAattgtacctcaatgaactctggattAAGTCCTAGATTCTTGCTCTCCACCTTCTCTTttggtctttccttccttctcttcttcaaacttCAAGGAACAAACACAAGAACACTTCAAATCACAAGGAGAGGGTTAGGGTTCGgtatatgatgctctgagggtgaaggaggctaaCTTGGGGCGCATAaagggggtttaaatagggtgcaaacccctgaaattagggtttcttccagactgatggactcgccgagttaccaacttaaacgtgctcaaaatcccatccctacttggcgagtctagcctacaactcgccgagtccaaggctaaaaatgtaaaatactcagataaatcatacataccaagaaccaggtgctacaattatAGGGTGTTGATTTTTGATGTAAAATTCCATTGTCTTGAAAAAATGAGACTTCGTCTATGCTTGATCCCAATTCCATTGCATTAACAGTTCGAATAACTTTGACCACTTTGTTGAACTGAGTTTTCACCATTTTAACAAAAGCTTTAAGATGAGTGAAAGCATAATGTTTATGGGATAACAAATGAATCCACGTATGTCGACTATGATCATCAACAATAGTTATAAGGTACTTATAACCATCATGTGTAACATGTTTATAGGGACCCCATACATCCACATGAATTAAATTAAAAGAATGTTTAGACCTGGATGCACTATGTGGAAATGGTAAGTTTCGTTGTTTACCTTTTGAACAAACAATGCATGATTCAACATTCAAATAATTACATTTAGAAGAAACAAGACAAAGTTCTTTGAGTTTATCAATAGGAACATGTCCTAATCTATTGTGCCACGACATTATTTAATCAAAAGAAAAAAGACTGAATACAGAAGTTTTACAAGACAAAGAACTTGGAAGAACAGAAATAGAGTAATCTAATGAGTTCTTGAGTTGATAATGATCAAAAACATATAGATCATTAACTCTTTTGCCAAGAATTCCAAAAGCAAAATTACTCTTCAATGAAGGGTCCTGCAGGAGACAATTCTCATCAGTGAAAATTGCAAATGTTTTCAAATGTGATGTGAATTTTGGGATAGAAAGAAGATTATACTTAACCTGAGGAACATATAATACCCCATGAAGTATAATAGAATCATGAATTGCCACATCACCAATATAAATGATAGAAGTGTCAATGCCATTAGGAAGACCAAGAAAATGAGGTTGAAGAAGTTTAGTAAGTGAAACAAAAAATCTTTGATTAGAACAAATATGATCAGTGGCACCATAATCGATAATCCAAGAATTATGTTGTTGAAGAAGATGAGATGAATTATAAACATTTGCACAAAAatgtttaaatgaaaaaaaaaatacctaaGATCAAGAGCACCTTCTGAAATGGTGGAATTAACTTGAGAAGAAGAGGAACTGCTATTGAGAGTGGTGTTGTTCAACAATTGAAGTAGTTGTTGATATTGTTATGGAGAAAAGCTCATATTAGAAGTATTAGTTGCATTGTGAACAACATATGATGatacttcttttcttccctttgTGAATTCGAAATTGGAGGGGAATCCAACTAGCCTGTAACATTGAGACTTAGTGTGACCAGATTTCTTGCAGTGTGTACAGGTGAGAgacttttttgatttttgaagagTATGATTTTGTGAAACATTCATGGCAATGGCGTCAGTGGTAAACACATGAACAAAATTAATCTCTCATTGTTGTTGTTCTTGGAGAATTAAAGCATACGTAGTAGAGAGAGTGGGAAGAGGCTTCATCATAAGTATCTGACCTCTAATTATTTTGTAGGAATCATTAAGCCCCATAAGAAGCTGAATTAACTTTTGATATTCGAGGAATTTGTTAAGAGCAACAATAGCATTACAAGAACACGCAGGAAGATCTTGTACTACACACAATCAATCCCAGATTTTCATGAATTTAGTGTAATAAGTAGAAAACTCATCTGATCCTTGTGAAATTGAATAGGGTTTTTGTTGAATTTGGTAAATGAGAGCTCCATTAGATTGTTCATAACGCTGATTCAGTTCGTTCCAGATTTGAGTTGCAGTTGGGAGAAAAAGAACGCTATCAGCAATGTTCTTGTGAAGAGAATTCAATAACCAGCTGATGACCATGGAATTGGTACGATACCAACTGGAGTAGTTAGGAGAAGATGTATCTGGTTGAACAATCGTGCCATCAACAAAACCTAATTTGTGTTTTGCAGAGAGAGCAATTGTCATAGCACGTTTCCCAGCATTGAATCCAACGCTATTAAAGAGATTGGAAACAAGAATTGAACTCAGAGTGTCAAAAGATCCAAGATAATATGGACTGGAAACAGAAATCGCATTTGGATCAATCGAATTTGATGTAGACATGATTGATTACAGAGAATCAAATCGATTGGAAATGAAGATGAACAGTAAAATGAGCGGAAGATGAAGATCAAATCAATATGATAccatgttaactttgatgaaagAGAATCGATGAATGAAGAGAAGAACCGAATTTTCTCataaacttcaaaaactattaCAAAGATGATTATATACAGCTGATTAACAAGAAGCTACTCTATCGAACAAATTAACTAACTCACTGTTAAATTACTGAAATACTCTTGAACGAAATAACGATTATAATCGAAATCTAACATGTAACTATTTAAATTTTTCGTGTCATCCCTACTATAAAATTTTGTGTCCGACCCTGTATCACCACAATCCCAAAAATAAAATGGGTTAATCCCATTTCTACCCTCCAATTTTAAAAAAGTATATTTTCCATAGAAATCGGAGTCCCCTAACATTTTTTTATATCCTTATATAAAGTCCAttattaagtccaatattgtcaGTTATGAAAAAACAATGTTGCACTGATTTGTAATACATATATTCATATACAATTGATACAAAACAAATATCCTACATCAAACACCCTTAAGCTAACAGCTATGCCGACATACTATATTTGTCATTTTTCAGGTCATCCGCTTACCGACTTACGTAGTTACGTATCTCGCATCATTTTTGTCTATTCACCGTATTCAATACCCCATCATGTCACCATCCGTTTTACTATTTTGCATACTTGACGTGCCTCATATATTTACATATTTAGATATTATTAATTTTAGAGAAAGATAGGATAAGCGTTTAACGTGGACTTTTGTGTATGAGTTACATCATTGCTAAAAATATCAGTATTACCAAAAAAGGAAAGTTATTTTTAGAATAGttattacttatataaatattttccttacaatacAAAAGAAGTTTTTCTAGACAATGGAAACGATAacaattatttgtttatttcaaaataaaaaacgtGTTCAAAGTGAATTCAACAAACTTtagtattttcttttcttttttattatagTAAATAAAATTGTTACTTTGAAAAAGAAACTACAAACAAAATGATTAAAAGACTAattatttttgttatatatatatatatatatatatatatatatatatatatatatatatatatatatatatatatatatatatatatatatatatatagggttgggatcgGTTGAGAATTTATAGTTGCTCGAGAACCCGAAAACTAAAAATGGAACGTTAGATCAAAACTAATTCATTAAGGGCATGATCGTAATCTTATCGATTTCATTTAATGTTTAGTTTTTTGTGGTATTCTACATATTAATAGAAATGTCTAAAACAttacataataaatcaaaatttcggatttttttaaaaaaagagtttttttcagtttttttttacaagtgcagattttttaattttttaaagaaaacatgaatttttgaaaaaaaaatattcagtTTTTTgcagatttttttaaaaatagtatttttcagtttttttttttaaatagtatttttcagtttttttttaaagtgcagattttttagtttttttatagaaaatatgaatttttgaaaaaaaaattgaaaaaaatattttttttaaaaagctgcatt includes:
- the LOC111912610 gene encoding uncharacterized protein LOC111912610, with amino-acid sequence MSTSNSIDPNAISVSSPYYLGSFDTLSSILVSNLFNSVGFNAGKRAMTIALSAKHKLGFVDGTIVQPDTSSPNYSSWYRTNSMVISWLLNSLHKNIADSVLFLPTATQIWNELNQRYEQSNGALIYQIQQKPYSISQGSDEFSTYYTKFMKIWD